From one Leptospira stimsonii genomic stretch:
- a CDS encoding quinone-dependent dihydroorotate dehydrogenase, whose amino-acid sequence MISSSLRQGAYTAFLKPFFLSLDPETAHDLAKNLLGVSRKIPGVLSVIESMTSYKSDRLKTKVAGIQFENPLGMGAGFDKTGELYPFLSRMGFGHVEVGTITGQAQPGNPKPRIFRYPEDQALVNRMGFNNPGADLAFEILSKQTKGKIRGINAGKTKIVPEEKAVEDYVYTLKRLAPYADYTVINISSPNTPGLRNFQKQENFVSLIEGIRSGLGKDFKIPIFIKFAPDMEEQDLEALLETSLSLKLDGVILTNTTIEKTLLSKFPNVEKEGGLSGKPLRKKSTDFVRVAYNQLKGRIPIIGVGGIDSGAAALEKILAGADLIQIYTGYIYQGPFLPLRILEYLDQFLKKNRYGSISQLVGKEKEVRWIPKV is encoded by the coding sequence ATCTCGCAAAGAATCTACTCGGTGTTAGTCGAAAAATTCCGGGGGTTCTTTCCGTAATCGAATCGATGACTTCTTATAAAAGCGATCGATTGAAAACGAAAGTAGCTGGAATCCAGTTCGAGAATCCCTTGGGGATGGGCGCCGGTTTCGATAAAACAGGCGAGTTGTATCCGTTCTTGAGTAGAATGGGATTTGGCCACGTTGAAGTAGGAACCATTACTGGCCAGGCTCAACCAGGAAATCCGAAACCGAGAATCTTTCGTTATCCTGAAGACCAAGCGCTCGTCAATCGAATGGGTTTTAATAATCCGGGCGCCGATCTTGCCTTCGAAATTCTTTCCAAACAAACAAAAGGAAAAATTAGAGGAATCAACGCGGGTAAAACCAAAATTGTTCCCGAAGAAAAAGCTGTCGAAGACTACGTTTACACTCTGAAACGTTTGGCGCCTTATGCGGATTATACGGTAATCAATATAAGTTCTCCGAATACACCTGGACTGAGAAACTTTCAAAAGCAGGAGAATTTTGTTTCTTTGATCGAAGGTATTCGGTCCGGACTGGGAAAAGATTTTAAAATTCCTATCTTTATCAAGTTCGCGCCGGACATGGAAGAACAAGATCTCGAAGCGTTATTGGAAACATCCCTGAGTTTAAAACTGGACGGAGTCATTCTAACCAACACTACGATCGAAAAAACGCTTCTTTCGAAATTTCCGAATGTGGAAAAAGAAGGCGGTCTTTCGGGAAAGCCGCTCCGAAAAAAATCGACCGATTTCGTTCGCGTTGCATACAATCAACTAAAGGGAAGAATTCCGATTATCGGCGTGGGCGGCATCGATTCAGGGGCCGCCGCACTCGAAAAAATTCTTGCGGGCGCTGACTTAATCCAGATTTACACCGGTTATATTTATCAAGGTCCGTTTCTCCCTTTGCGTATTCTTGAATACTTAGATCAGTTTCTAAAAAAGAATCGATACGGTTCGATTTCTCAATTGGTGGGAAAAGAAAAAGAAGTTCGTTGGATCCCAAAAGTTTGA